In Rhopalosiphum padi isolate XX-2018 chromosome 3, ASM2088224v1, whole genome shotgun sequence, the genomic stretch atattctagcGATAAATTACAAACAACTGGCAGTGATAATGCAACATTTAACAAAGATCAAAAATCTTTGGGTAAAggtgattttacaaaaatacctAATGGCGTTAATGGAGTTGAGGATCGTATGTCTGTTATTTGGGAAAAGGGTGTGGTGTCAGAACTTTTTGACCCATGTCGTTTTGTTGCAATCACCAGTACAAATGCAgccaaaattttcaatatttttcccAGAAAagtaagttttatatattattataatataatatatttatttattaggttctgttgataaaataaattattagtattagtattaacttaacatatttttaattttatactttatgaaTATCAGCTCGCCTATACATCATTGTATGTATTAGATTTAACTGTAAAATGGTAGGCAAGTGGGTGTCGAATGGATGACTATTatggatatattaaatttggattaaaataatactgagagtatattattgtttatgaaaaataattttggataGAAATAATCTACTAAGTACAATATAGTATGTTTTTTGAAAGTCATTAAaagcaattaattttatcataagtattaaggtaaatttatttaattgctgatgaaaacattacattatataggtatagtatgtaCCTAGGgtatatagtaaataggtagataatatcttaaaatgaatttacatataataataatgattaataataatataaaaacaaatatttttataataatattgaagcaTAGATCTTTTACTAATACCTCAGTATAAGGTTTATGTATTGGATTTGCATAAAATtcccattttttaaattttttattttttttttatcataaaaaaagtactacaattttttaattttgacctctcTAAAGTACAAACAAAATccaatttgtttttcaaaaccACAATCTAATGTAGCTTTTTTCAATTACTTATGATGTACGACCCCTCCTCCTCTAAAAATAAAGCAAAAAATAtctgtttaaaatcaaaataaaaaattcagaaaaagtgattcaaattttttaattttatattaaatattatattattttagtaaaaatagtaCAAGTTGATTAGGCTgagtttattatacaaaatttcataaagtaatatttaattgtggaatttttttttattatattttacttagatatgaatagaatatatattatggtcaaattatataactatacttttaatcactgaaattatttttttctaaagtatatatttatttttagggttgTATAGACGTTGGGTCAGATGCTGACATAGTCATATGGAATCCAAAAGGAAAACGCATTATTTCTGCAAAAACCCACCATCAAGctgttgattataatatttttgaagtatatatatttgtgacaaatataaacttaaaccaatttaaaaatacaactaaaaataGACGgtcatgtatatttttattttttaccaatattttttaatttagggaATGGAATGTCATGGTATTCCTGAGTATGTATTAGTTGGTGGACGTGTTTGTGTTGATGAAGGACAATTAAAAGTTGTTCAAGGTCATGGAAAATATGTTCCGACGCCTACACATTCAGAATTTGTATACAACAATGAAAAAGtatgtactttttaaaattgatatttaatcaaTCCTAATCATTTTGATTAGTGTATTAATTCTCTAATTTATAACTTagcatattatatgatttatttgttGGTGTAACAaagtttttagttataaatttatacttaaaaatatagttttttggtattttcaccttaatatatctttaaatgCCATACATAAATCTTAGaacaaaactttataaaattgttaattatatgtttttttttttttaaattggaattcagttattttaatatttcaccaCAATTAACagatttctaaattatataagattaaattattttatcattatttaacttTGCAGGAGGctgtacttatttataataatattttaatttataatatataatgtttcatatcaactattttttttttcaatattaagatATCTGAAATAGAAGTTATTGACGAAAGCAAAGAAATCAAGGAACTGAAATTGCAAATATCTCCACCATCAAGTGTCATAAGTGATGTATCTACATGTACTAAATCTCCTATGATTCATACAGGAAAAGGAATGCGTATGGAAGGACAGCGAGATCTTCAGAGCTCCACATTTTCAATCAGTTGTaagtaaaattatcaataaaaaattaatttatttttcatttgtagtAAGTGGGTAAtgagaaaaataatgatttcagCTGAGTTTAATGATCCCGTTAAGAAGTCTAGTATTCGTGTAAGAAATCCTCCTGGTGGACAGTCTTTAGGTTTTtggtaatatacttataatattaaataatattctactaCTAGTCCAACAtttagaaaattgttttaaacattatgATATTTCTAAGATTAATcacttaattttattgaaactgCTTAAATTATAACTCACGAATAATATCTACATTATTCTgtacattatttgaaaaaaaactcgTGTTTATTGTATcacaatttttagtttaattgtacatttttatttataatgacttATTAATAAACTGCatagaaacttttttttaactattgatatgcaattaataataatttataacaatctatataagtttaaaattgattGTTACTTTAGCTatgacttttaaattattaataatattatgttgtgttttGCTTGTTATCagtatatgcattttatatgacttacatacatttattattaattatattcaattgacATAAgatttacatttgtttttactttttaatatattatcttcaaGTTACAACTGAAGCATcatgtataacaaaattaaacatattttaagacatttcataacaaatttttggatattttttaattaaaattgtcgaGAATATTTAccttataagaattattttaagttaggtTTAGTTGTTATAAGTTATGTAAGACACAATAAGTATAAGTACGACATTagccaaagaaaaaaaaatatgatgtctAAATATTAACGCATTactcaataataaatagtaaaataattgctggttattgaataaaatttggTAAGTAATAAACCGAGTATAAGGAGTAATTATTTTTGAGCGACACTGTTATACATTCTAGAAAGCCAAAATATTGGTGAGGCAGTTGAAAATCTATAAGAGATATTTTAGATATTGGAAAACttatcatcaatattataattaaatacaaatttgatgGTACACctacaaaataaatgaaattaataatataataaatttcattaattctATGGTACAAAAGCAACtctgataagaaaaaaaatttgtcaCGGTCTTAAATAAGACCgtgacaaatttaatttaatcattgtgTGTTTTAatcatatacttatttatttttaatcatggttttaataaatactttaggTATCTActgtatattgaaaaaaaataagtatgaaagctaatatagaatattaggCTCgactattatcaattttaatagaaatgtttctaattttaataagaaaagtattattttaagttctGGCTATTTATTGTCTTTTAGTTTTGTacgttgaatattataataattaatatttcacttGAGTGTCCTGATTTTGATATCACATTATTAGGTGATTTTAATGTACCTTCTACATCTTCTCCTGACataaatggttataaaaaataattatgtatcatttctaaatttatatcaatttaacaatattttaaattcaaataaaagtacATTAGATCTTAtactatctaaaaataatttaatcaatgttACTTTAAACTGTATACTAATTGTAAATATCGTTAATCACCATCCCCCCTCTTGatattaattggtttttttatatgattaaaacaaaacaaaattgtatgcaACTGGTTTAATGCAGATTACAAACATATAATTGCTACCTTAGTTAATTGGTTAGAGCTGTTGGGGATACAGATAAtatggaaaaaattattttataaattgtaaaaataaatcaaatatctaTTACGTGTCGAACATTTTGCTAATTTTTCTAGGTctacaaatactaaaaaaaacttGATATAACACATTTGTTTCTACCAAAAAAATGggagaatataaaaaaacaaatatctgtATATTCAAGTTAAGCATTGTTATAATCTACttgagtacattttttatattaatcatattatatttattattagggcTCAGGACTTCTAGGTgtttgcatgtttttaaataatcattaaaaacatagctaATTTACTATTGATGAAATTTGTTTCATAGCAATAcgagtttataattaaaatttatagttgcatattttgcatatttgaccattgttcattttataaatgcatattttacaattatttatatgaatgggTAAGTTTTTAATTCCCAACTTAAGAAAATATCTAATAGTTCAATGTAATGCTCAAGGTAATTAACTGAATATGTGTGGAGTCCTATATGTTCACAATTTAAGTTaagtataatttcaataaaaaaaaaaatattttataagtttattaatagaataattacaaacatgtatcttatgtaactaaaaatatcatttttatgtattttaaaattattaaattctataattgaTTAAGTAACAAATTActgatattaatttgttatacaatatttttattttgttcttgctataatatttgttttaaaatttttatagtttgtacagttatagttatagttaggACCTATGacctatgtataaatatgtggATTTTGTTAGTTTCTTATGCATGgtcaatagttttatttttaataggtctataattatttcataagtaACTCCACATAAAGAAGTaccataattgattataatgcagtataaatataagttatgatTAACATATTACGAGTACTTACAAAGtagaaaatatgttattttataaattaaagttataaaatttataactataatgccTAATATAGGCAGGAAAGAAGAATAcattcacaatttttgtttacttCCTTATTGATTGTCAATTGAAAAATAACCATAGTAAAAAAACTAGACTagtaattatgtttatgtatcacAAATTCACTGTAATAAGTTGctgtaatagttaaataatgtaataggtaTTCTATCATTgatagtacttttttttttgcattttggAAAATTCTCAATTAACTTTAAACGGAATATTAAGTAGTTATatcttattttgttatacatttcacTATTTCTCACCATGAACAAGGCATTTAAGACATTTAATAGTCAATAGAGTCATAACATTtacatgcaatttaataatgaataaattatggtaaatattgcatattcatattttaatttttgatatttaaatatcaaatatgaaattatatatcatttagtTGCATTTagctaataatatcatataacatcttacaaaaacttataaaagtacaaatataatttcattattttttttgtaacacaaaaaaaaaaaaaaaacataaattggtcttttatattaatactaattttttatgttcaaataaatttatttaaattgttgaggTTGCGGTCCAAATAAGCCACCACTTTGTTTATTAGCCATTCTTGATGGAGCAAATcctaatagtttttgaatattctataataaaaaaaaaaacatgttacaTTATTTGAATGTACAATAAATACTCAATCATAAAACAACTAGATACCTAACTCTCTTCCTTTCAACAATTTGGTTATTTTAAGTATCTGAGCATTAatatgatgttttattatttaaatggttatcgtaaattaaataaattccaaAAGACCTGAGATGTTAATACCAGATTGGAATAGAGGCTAGCTTACGCACAAGAAGTATGAGATGAATTGATTGGTTTTAGAAGTAGAGCCTAAATGGCtcgtaaaagttaaataaaatatatagccgactatattataatagagcaACTCTGATGTACAGTCACTATAAACATGATGGtaatgtttacataaaaataccattacttttattttgataataaaatatgtttgatataCATGTTTAGTATGAGCTACACTAATTTTGGTATCACTCTGCCTGTAATATGCTGTATATTATCGAATTGCTTATCTAGTTGTTTAATTgtcaatgaataaatattacatgattttaataatgtttttaaacttaCTTGACGAATTGACAtggtacacaatatatacagGAAAATAAATGAACATTCTGTGTAATTATCACCTGGTAAATTTCTGTGTGATAATCCCTGAACCCAGGAAATGGGTGTAAAAGGTAATCTTGCTACAACACGTCCGTCAAATCTatgtaaatgaaatattttaaatatcttttgtGTGTCTaagaaattaacaaataaaactcACATGCTATTGAACATGCTCAATAATGCTGTAAATGCAAAACCAATGGCAAACATAGACTTCATTTTTACCATTGATAAATcacgattattaattttaagtttttcctCAACACGTTCAATCTTTTTCTTTTGTTGTTTGTCGACAGAATCTCCATGAGCTTCTTTacgtttttcaactaaaatgaaattaatagttttccaacaaattataaagatatataatatgttttgttaaaGTTTGAAAACTTACGTTTTTTACTAGATTTTTCAATTTCTACTTTTagcttttgatatttttctgtTCGATATACTAATAACCATGTTAAGCCtgcaaaacattaattttataaaaattttaaaagttcagattataaaaacactaaacaatttaaactataattaaaggaaattaaaagttcttatataatgaattcaaatttaaaattatcaaactttGTGTAAAAATTTTGGACACGACAATTTAATTAGGGTTTATAAAAGCAAAAATCCTAATGAATAGTTAATAttacttgaaaaattaaatttgttcatGTATATACAGAATAATTCACAATAAGAACACGttacacccgcatgtgttgtcacTGTCTTTCTAgtgtacaatatacatcatagcaaatttgtactcagcaaaacacattttatgctgttagctttaatatttgaataaatttacctaatatCAAACTTTAAGGTATTATCTAGggcagtgtttcccaactgtTGTTCCGCGGAACCTAAGGGTTCCGTCAGCCGATGCCAAGGGTTCCGTGAGAAAtttgagaaaatatatattaattaataataattttgatttgaacATTGAAAAGCTAGAAAAATTATACGGGGGTTCTACAAAACGTTCAAGCTCCTGCAAAGGTTCCGCGAGTAAAAGAAGTTGGGAAACACCGATCTAGGGCatcttaaatgattttattgatataatcatttttaagcaagttatgagcattttaaagttgtaatattttacataaattacaactttaaaattacagcatacatttttaatttcacaatcTGGAGCAAAACATTTTTTCGTAGTATTTGGATCTATCAAAATCAAATTCTGGACaagtagttttttaattataatttatctatgtatttaaaatttaaatgagcgGAATAATGGTCTAGTTTATAGAGTACGTTTGTATCACTCCGCCCTGCTCATCTACgctttaaatacctacttataacttttaaacttaTCGTCCAAAACTTTTATTTACCAAAGTACTcaaaagaatatatattttttttaaaaaaataacacttttaattacctaaaattatataacaaaaatatatttaaaattttcaataatttttgataaaataatgagtaatttatgttaaataaatcacCCAGCTTAAaaagtatatgaaatattattatataggatacaaataataattcactaaacatacctacttaattttCTAATGATATTActtcattttaaaatagtgaacatatttaatgcattttattacaaaaatttgagttttttaattttcatttataataaactacaaaCACTTGTTCgttgtaattacaatttttaattacatacacaataattttattattgtatataaattataaattataactcatgttataatatcatttcatattttagttactaatataatatacagggtgtaacaggactatttaacaaatatagtaatatttgtaatggaaatttgtcaaatagtcttgttacaccttATATACTTCACAAACGCAGTACTTAACATGTATAaccaaatacaaaatacaaatcaatCGATACATGACAAAGTCAATATAGATAGTAAACAATCACTAACAtcacgtatattttatttaataca encodes the following:
- the LOC132924082 gene encoding dihydropyrimidinase isoform X2, which encodes MGAVSVDDFYQGTKAAIAGGTTMIIDFVLPSKGESLLDAYHKWRTRATNKVCCDYALHIGVTSWSDEVKKEMEELCKLHGINSFKMFMAYKGVFMVTDSELYNSFEACKELGAIPMVHAENGDIVFENTKRLLKSGINGPDGHALSRPEEVEAEAVNRACTLANQVGSPLYVVHVMSKAAAEVLAKHRTEQIKQNGNTKIFGETLAAAVGTHWDENKLTCWHDAAAHVLSPPLRADPNTPNFLLNMLASDKLQTTGSDNATFNKDQKSLGKGDFTKIPNGVNGVEDRMSVIWEKGVVSELFDPCRFVAITSTNAAKIFNIFPRKGCIDVGSDADIVIWNPKGKRIISAKTHHQAVDYNIFEGMECHGIPEYVLVGGRVCVDEGQLKVVQGHGKYVPTPTHSEFVYNNEKISEIEVIDESKEIKELKLQISPPSSVISDVSTCTKSPMIHTGKGMRMEGQRDLQSSTFSISSEFNDPVKKSSIRVRNPPGGQSLGFW
- the LOC132924084 gene encoding calcium load-activated calcium channel, with the protein product MWSDTFLIVFISICTALLGEGLTWLLVYRTEKYQKLKVEIEKSSKKLEKRKEAHGDSVDKQQKKKIERVEEKLKINNRDLSMVKMKSMFAIGFAFTALLSMFNSIFDGRVVARLPFTPISWVQGLSHRNLPGDNYTECSFIFLYILCTMSIRQNIQKLLGFAPSRMANKQSGGLFGPQPQQFK